The genomic interval GTCATCATTTCCGGACTCGATCCGGAATGTACTTAACTCAGGAATCCCGGCACTTGTGGGATACTGTTTACTCAATCCAGAAAAATTAAAATAAATCAATATGTCTGATTACCCATCGATATTCAATAACGTTATAGGCCCGATAATGCGTGGGCCGAGCAGTTCCCACACCGCAGCCTCTGTCAGAATAGGGCTGCTGGGCAGAATGCTGCTGCAGGATATCCCAAAACGAGCCATTATAACCTTCGATCCCGAGGGCTCCCTGGCTACGACCTACAGAGGACAGGGATCGGCCATGGGTCTCGCAGGAGGGCTGCTGGAAATGCAGATTTCCGATCCGGATCTGATCAATGCCGAACAGATCTGTCGGGAGCGTGGCATCGAGATACTCTTTCGCATAGAACCCCTGGCGGGAGATCATCCCAACACCTATCATATCGAGCTCACCGGCACACAAGGCAAAAAGGTGCAATTCGTGGCGCTGTCCACCGGCGGCGGCATAATCCGATTGGTCGAACTTGATGGCGGCATCATCGAGGATGACAGCTCTTATGTTCAATCTCTTTATCCGATCCAGCCGCAGGGCAATAGGGATCTGCCCTTTGTCACCATTGCCGAGATGGAGCAGCTTCTTTTGGAGAAGGGAGGGCGCCTCTCCGACTATGCTCTGTCCTATGAGTCCGCCCTGGGCGGTGTTGAGGAGAAAATAGTAGCCGACCTCGCAGCGGAACACCTTAGAGTGATGCGGGAGGCCGTGAGCGGAGGACTTGAGGGCACTAGCTATCAGGATCGCATTCTGCCGGCACAGTCACATCTCATCGGTGAGGCTGAAAACCGGAAGGAATTGATCCCCTCTGCTCTTATCAACGATGTCATTGCCTCAGTTTCTGCGGTCATGGAGACTAAAAGTTCGATGGGGGTCATCGTTGCGGCGCCGACCGCGGGATCCTGCGGCACCCTGCCCGGTGCTCTGTCCGCCGTTGCTGAAAAGACAGGCAAGACTGGGGAGGAAATGGAGCGGGCTGTTCTGGCCGCGGGCCTGCTGGGTGTTTTTATTGCCAGGGAGGGTGGTTTTGCGGCGGAGGAAGGCGGTTGCCAATATGAGTGTGGCGCAGCCTCCGGCATGACGGCGGCTGCTCTGGTCGAACTGATGGGAGGAGATGGTGCTACAGCTCTCAAAGCTGCTTCCATGGCACTGCAGAACACGCTGGGGCTGATCTGTGATCCGGTGGCTGACCGGGTTGAAGTTCCCTGTCTCGGCAAAAATATCATGGCGGCCCTCAACGCAGTGGCTGCCGCCAACATGGCGCTTGCCGGATTTGCCCACGTTATCCCGCTGGGGCAGGTTATCTGTGCCATGAAGGAAGTGGGGGCGGCCATGTGTCACCGTTTCCGCTGTACCTGTAAGGGAGGTTTGTCCATCACTCCGGCTGCTCAGGACATTCATGCGGGGTTAGGCGGCACCGCATGATTTCCGGTATCGTTTTGATTCATCCTGCTTATAGTTTTACCAATTCCTGCAAAGAAGGCAAAATGCATGCAACTCTTGCATTTTCAGGGAATGGTGTGTAAGTCCGCCAGTAGTTGAACGTTACCGGAAAAGAAACTTTTAAAAAAGGGAGCGGGATAATGGAACTCAAGCCAAACCAGGCAGCATTGATATTGGAAGCCGACGATAATAATGAGATAACCGTTCATGTCTCCTCGCCGGATCAGGAGGGTTTATCGGCAGCTATATGCCAAGCCATTGCCGTAAAGCTAATGGAAGATGAAAATTTTCAGAATGAATTGATGGAGATGATGGAAGAAGGTGACGAAGGGCACGAAGAACATTGATGGAAGTAAAAACCCCAATATTCCCGGTACCCTTCATTCCGGACTTGATCCTGAAACTGTAACTATTTAAAAACAAATAGATTCCGGATCAAGTCCGGAATGACGCAGAGGGCACGTCAGTGGTTTTACGCATTCATCAACATTGACAACCACTATCCATATTTCTGTTTGCCATCCGGGGGGAATCTTTTTCGGGTGGAATTTTCATCTGCAGGAAACCATTAACATAAATGTTCGCCTCCCGTATTTTTAGCCTCGAGATTTGCTTTTCTTCCTATATTTTTTTTCTAAGGTATTGACTTGAATCTTATCCTTTGGTAAGAAAACTCTTCCGGTTTTTAAAAAATGAGCGGGAATAACTCAGTGGTAGAGTGCAACCTTGCCAAGGTTGAAGTCGCGAGTTCGAATCTCGTTTCCCGCTCCATTTTCACTTCCCCAAGGATATTTCAGCAATATATCTATCTACCTCGAATTTCCGTCGGCAGCCGCGTTCATTCATATAGCGTATCTTGCCGAAAATCTCTCTTTCCGGCCAGGCCCTGTCGTGAACGCCGCCGATGGACCAGGCAATACCCGCATAGCCATTGGGATCGCACCCGTCAAGAGAATATTTGTCATTAAGATAAATGGTATTGTAAAGAGCCTCTTCGGGCCCTGCTGTCCATTCCATGATTTTCTTGGCCCAGTACATCCGCAGATAGCCATGCAGTTTATGACTCGTCAGCAGGTCCCGCTGGCATGAATTCCAGAGTTTTTCGTGCGTTTCCGCATTCTCCAGTTGGTTAAGATCATAGATGAATTCCCGTTTATCACCCCTGTGCAGGTTGAGGCTTTTCCGCGCCCAATCCGGAAAACCTTCAAAACTGTCGTACGATGCTTCGTAGAGGCAGAAATTGTCGGAAAGCTCCCTTCGTACGATAAGCTCCTCCAGAAAACACTCTTTACTGGCCTGCAGTGCCTCGGCTTTGTCAACCTCCCATGCCAGTCGCTGGGGAGCGAGATGGCCGAAGTGAAGATAGGGAGAGAGGCCCGACTGGCCGTTGAGGTTGGGGTTATTGCGCTCCTGCTCATAACGATCCAGACCACGCGCGAGAAATTTCCGCATGCTGGACAAAGCCTGCCTCTCTCCTGCTGGGAACCCGCAGGTAAATTCCTGCAGCATCGACTCCAGTTGGTAGGTGATATCCGGAAAATCAGCAGTATCAAGACCAGGATTGGAGGGATGACGGACAACCTCAACAAAATCAGTTAAATGATCAGAAAGAAGACGATTCACTTTGGGCCGCAGCGTATAGGCGGCATATTCTTTTTTGGTGGTGACAATCCAGGCAGGAATAATATTGTGTGCATCTACTTCGACAAAAGGAACAGTTATGACCTCCGTGATTTTCCGGCAGATCCGCCGCTTTTCCCGCAGCGGTGAAAAATCGCTAACCAGCAGGTGGCAGTCATATTTAACAAGAAAGCGGGGCAGGATATCTTCCGCCTCGCCATCAAGCACGGTGAATCCGATATTATATCTTTTGGCTTCTTCTCTCAGTTCAACCAGCCCTTCCAGCAGGAAAGGCTTTTGACAGGAGTGCTCTCCCATATTTTTAAAATAGAGGAGGACAACATGCAGATCTTTCTCTCGAAGAAGAGCTTCCTGCTGGGCGTAGAGCAGGGCCCAGTTGTCGGCGATGCGGTGTTCCCGATCCATCCAGTAAATGACAGGGCCTTCTCCCCTTTTCCCGTGGGAAATTTCCCTGCTGCGCTTAATAATATTTCTGTTTTTGCGTATCACCGGATACTCCTCGGGACGTGCTTTAGCTTTCAAACGTAATTAGCTGTTCTAAAATAGGATTCTGCTGTCATATTCGGTCGAAAGCACGGGCTCGATTTCAATAAGTTTCACCGATTGAGGTATTTTTGTATAACTACAATCTGCCGGAAATGCTCAGGCCGATAATCGGAAGGGGATCGTAATCGTCCTGAGACAGTTCATGGCCATCCCGATCATCGATTGTGAGCTCACCATTGAGCGAGACACCAAGGTAAGCATCCATGGTAACTGCAGGGTGTGCGGCCCATCCGACCCGCAGAAAAACAGGTATGCCTTCAAACTCGGCATAACCGGAAGGAGCGGCGCTGGAATCCTCGTCAAGGGCAAAACGGAGACTGCGGTAAACGCCGCCAATGGCGAAATCGAGCCGATCGTTGGGCCGGTAGCTCAGTTCGAGGCCCGCTGGTCCGAATGGTCCCGGGCGGAAGGGATTGGTGAGGAGGAGTTGTTCGGTGATCTGCCAGCGGATCATCATAAACGGGAACAGGCTGTTGTCCTCAAGTCCTCCGGTGTATCCGGCACCAAGACCGATACTTAATTCTTTGGAAAAACTGTACATATAGGAGGAAATAACACTGTAGACAAAACCGTCATCAAAATCCGCCTCCTGCTCGCTTGCCGTACCGATACTCCCGAAAAGACTCACTCGCCCTCTCTCGCCTGCTGGCATGGACAAAGGGATGCTTAAGGTCAAAAAATCGGCTCGATCCCAGAGCGGCATGGCGAGACCGTCAAAATCATAATCAACGGCGGTGTAATTCAGCCCCAGGCCAATGGAAAAATCACGGCCGATCATTTTTTCAGTGCTGCCACCGATGAAGAAGTGCTGACTTGAAAATTCACCACCGTTGTCAAAGTCGGCCTCGGTTGAAAGAAAGTATCCGGCGCTGGTCCGGTAGGACCATCCAGCCTCCGGTTGCGCCGAATATGACGTGCCGGCGGCGGTAACACCAAGCATACAGGCCGCTGTCAAAGCGGTGCGCCTGAGAAAGCGAATGTGCATATATTTTCTCCTTAAAGTCTGAAGATGATGGAACTGCAAACAGCAGGTGATGGTACTGCAAATTGCCCGGTATGGTTAAGCCTTGGTTTCATCAGTATTACAGGCCAGCAGCCAGGGAGGTCGACCGGCGTGGATCTGCACCGCCATACATCTTCCTGTCCTTTATCATGATAGACTGGATTGCTCCCATCGATGATTTCCGGACGATTTTATGTCCTTTCTCTTCAAGCAGATCAATAGTATCCGGGCTTATTCCTTCCTCGATATGTATCTCATCGGGCAGCCACTGGTGATGAACACGGGGTGCAGTAACCGCACTCTGAATATTGAGGCCGTGATCGATGACATTCATAATCACCTGAAGAGTGGTGGTGATGATGCGCGAGCCCCCGGGGCTTCCCGTAACCAGGAAGTTCCTGCCATCGTGTTTGACAATGGTCGGCGACATTGAACTGAGCATTCGTTTACCTGGCTCTATCTTGTTGGCCTCTCCGCCGATCAGGCCGTAGGCATTGGGTACACCCGGCTTGGCCGAGAAATCATCCATCTCGTTGTTGAGGAGAAATCCGGCGCCCTCAACCACTATGCCGGAGCCATAGCTAAAATTAATTGTGTAGGTATTGGATACCGCATTTCCGAACTGGTCGACAATGGAGAAATGGGTGGTCTCATTGCTCTCATAGGAGAGCGGTTCGCCTGGTGCTATATTCTTGCTGGGCGTGGCCTTGTCGTGGTCGATCTGCCTGGCAAGGTCGGCAGCATAGGCCTTCGAGGTAAGCTCTTTGAGGGGGACATCTACAAAATCTTGATCACCCAGGTAGTGTGAACGGTCGGCATAGGCGCGTTTCATTGCCTCCGCCATCAGATGAATCGAGCCGGCGGAATTGTGGCCATATGCAGATATCGGAAATGCTTCGAGTATATTGAGGATTTGAACTACGTGTACCCCTCCGGAACTTGGAGGTGACATGGAATAGATATCATAGCCCCGGTAGGTACCGTGCACAGGAGTTCTCATCACCGGTTGATAATTTATCATGTCCTCCATCGAGATCAGACCGCCATGTCTAACCATCTCGGACACCAGCAATTCGGCAGTTTTCCCTTCATAGAACTCTTTTGGCCCCAGAGCTGAAATTCGTTTCAGGGTTGCCGCGAGATCTTTTTGAATGAAGACATCGCCGGGCTGATAGTAGCTGCCATCCTCTTTATAAAAAATTTTCCTGCTCGAATCCCATTTCTTCAAGCGTTCTTCTGTTGCCTTCAACCCATCGCTCAAGCGTGGAGTTACCACAAATCCTTTTTCGGCCAGCTTAATAGCCGGTGCCATTGCCTGCTGCAGACTTATTGTTCCGTACTTTTCAAGAGCCAGTGCCAGGCCGGCAACCGTTCCGGGGACACCGGCGGCCAAGTGAGAATAGCGGGAGCGGTGACTGTCGGCATCGCCTTTATCATCGAGAAACATTTCTGTCGTTGCTTTTGCAGGAGCCTTTTCCCGATAGTCGATCGCAGTGATTTCATTCTTTTGTTCGGAGGAAATGAGCATGAAACCGCCACCGCCGATATTGCCGGAACGAGGTTGGGTCACGGCCAGGGAAAACGCTGCGGTTACCGCAGCATCGATGGCATTGCCACCCTGCCGCAAAACCTCCAGAGCCGACTCGGTGGCGAGAAAATGGCTGGTCACCACCATTCCCTTGTTTGCCTGCACCGGCTGCATCCGTTCGCCTTCGATGATAGCGGAGCCCCAGGCCAGCTGTACCGACAAAAGAATCGTACCTCCAACCATTGCCAAGACGGGTTTACAGTTCTGTTGAAATATTCTCATACACATACGATCTCCTTATGAAGTTTTAAAACATCTTTTGAGGCGAAAGATCGTCAAGCACGTGATACGTAAGGTACAGAAACTGCGACACTAATTTAGAAGGACATCTCTGGCCGTGTTGATTTTGGTGGCTAAAAAGGCAGAGCCTCCGCTGTCCGGATGGACCTTTTTTATAAGCCGTCGCCAGGCCTGGTGAATCTCCTCAGGCGAAGCATCGGGATCAACTCCGAGAATCTGATATGCCTCGTGTTTAGTCATCTTATCAAGGCTGGAAGTCCGGTCCTGCCCGGTAAAAGAATCAGGATCGATATGATCCCGCCAATCCGGATGGTAGCGATCAAGAAAAGATTCGAGTAAGGCGGCACTGTCCGTATCGGCATACATCTCCCGATAAAGGGATAACACCTCATCCTGATCCAGCGAAGACAGGCGGCTTCCTTTTTTGCTGCCGGTCAACACCATGCCGTCCATTTCCCCGGTATCGTGGTCCAGTTCCATTTCAAGATTTGCCGAGCGGACTGTTGATTTTTTTCCACCGGAATAGGTGGCGGGGCGTACAGCATTATTTCGCCGCCACCATGAAATGCCGAGAAGCATCAAAGGAACACCTATCACACCCCGCCGGAGAAGGGTCAGTGCTCCCCCCACTACCATAAGAAAAATCGGTCCGGCTTTTACCAGATAAGCAGCACTTTTCTGGGGTGGTATAGTGAGAATCAGCAAGAAGAGACCAATCACTAAAAAAAACAGCAATATAATATACGGTATCATCTTATCTCATAAAACCCAACTGAACTGGCTAAGAACCTTTAGACAGATTATTTTCTCGAAAAAAAGCTTTAATTTCCCAGGACAATACAATGGTGATCATCATGTCCTAAGTTGTTCAAGGAGAAGAAGCGCCTCGCGTCTGCCACTGCCAGCAAGGGCTTTTAATCCTCCTCTCGCATAGATTGCAACCGCGCCGAGAAGCTCGGCAAGCTCCCTCGCGGATTCGGGGCCAAGGTGGAAATAGGCACCGCCTGTGAGCCTTGCCATTTCACGAAAACCTCTTTCAGCCATGGCATCACGCCCCTCCTGAAAGAAAAAGCCGCGAACCCCTTTGAGGCCAAGTTCACCCGCTCTCTGACAGAGCATGTCGATATTTTCCTCCATCGCATCGCCGATATATACCAGCGCCGAGACCTTCGCCTTGGTTGTTTCGCGGAGGGTGTGGTTGAGGACCTTGCCAATCTGGGTATTTCCGCCCCGGCATTGGATGCCAAGCATCAGGTCGCGCAAGGCGGCGGCATTGATGACCCATTTAGAGGCGCGACATTCATCCAGGCCTCGAAAGTAGACGAGCTGCACGGACAAACCGCCGGTCTTGCCCACGACGTCGAACATCGAAGCCTGGATATTGACAGCCCTGTCCCAGGTCGGTTGACGACTCATGGTTGCATCCAATGCAAAAATCAGTCTCCCGTTTTGGCTCGGGCTCGTTTCGCCGGCCGCCTTGAGGAAAGAAGCGATCTCGCCTGAAGACGATCTTTTGCGAACCTCTTTGCGCCTGTTATCTGTGGAAGTAATTTCTCTTTCCTTCATACCATTTCCGTGTCAGTGAAGCAGCGAGATAAAATCCATATCCGTTTAATAAGATATTGTCAAAAGATCACTCTTTCAATGTGATTATGCCCAATGTGGAAATAAACCTCTTCCCTGGCGAACACTCCCAGTGCCTATCTTCCTGAGATCATGCTGCCTGATAATTGTTACCATGGGATTCTTTCAGCTTATCCGCCGGATATGATATAGTATCTATTATAAAGCCAGGAAGCAAGGCAAAGGCCGGGAAGAGAGAATATGCCCACCTTTACTCCGGAAGACATTCAGCAAGAGGAGGAGATTATGTTTGACATTAAGGACACCAGCCTTTTTCGCCACCAATGCTATATAGACGGTCAGTGGGTCGATGCAGCGGACGGCTCCACCCTGGAGGTAACGAATCCGGCAACCGGGAGTTCGCTGGGCACCGTTCCCGGTCTTGGAGCCGACGAGACACGCCGGGCCATCGAGGCTGCTAACCGGGCCTGGCCTGACTGGCGCGGCCAAATAGCAGCGGAGCGTTCAAGTATTCTACGTCGCTGGGCAGATCTGATATTGGACAATCAGGAGGATCTGGCCCGGCTTATGACGATTGAACAAGGCAAGCCGCTGGCGGAATCGCAGGGGGAAATCGCCTACGCTGCATCATTTATAGAATGGTTCGCCGAAGAGGCCAGAAGGATTTATGGAGATATCATCCCCTCACACCAGAGAGACAAGCGCATTCTGGTGATTAAACAGCCTGTCGGTGTCTGTGCGGCAATTACACCCTGGAACTTTCCGGCAGCCATGATCACCCGTAAAGCCGGAGCTGCTCTTGCAGCCGGCTGTACCATGGTAATCAAACCAGCTTCCGCTACTCCTTTTTCGGCGCTGGCTTTGGCGGAGCTTGGCGAGCGAGCGGGGATACCAGCCGGGGTCATAAATATGGTGACAGGTTCTTCGTCTGTCATTGGAGGAGAAATGACCTCAAATCCCCTGGTGCGTAAGCTGACCTTTACCGGCTCAACAAAAGTGGGTAAGACCTTAATGCAACAATGTGCCGGAACCATGAAAAAGCTCTCTCTGGAGCTTGGCGGCAATGCTCCCTTTATTGTGTTCAATGATGCCGATCTCGATTCCGCTGTCGAAGGAGCGGTTATCTCCAAATATCGTAATACCGGTCAGACCTGCGTCTGCGCCAACCGGTTTTTTATTCAGGATGAGATCCATGACGCCTTTACCGAAAAACTCGCTGCCCGGGTCAGGCAGATGAAAGTCGGCAACGGCCTGCATGACCAGGTGGATCAGGGACCGCTGATTGATGAAGCCGCGCTGAAAAAAGTTGAGGAGCATATACAGGATGCCGTCGCCAAAGGCGGGCGCATCGTCTGCGGCGGCAAGCGGCATAGCCTCGGCGGCACCTTCTTCGAACCGACAGTCCTCGCGGATATCAATTACGGCATGAAAATTACGACAGAGGAAACCTTCGGCCCTGTGGCGCCGCTCTACAAGTTCAAGACCGAGGAAGAAGTAATTTCCCTGTCCAACGATACGGAGTTCGGACTGGCCTCCTATGTTTACACCAGGGATCTGTCCCGGAGCTGGAGGCTGGCGGAAGCGCTGGAATATGGCATGGTCGGGATAAATACCGGTCTCATCTCAACTGCTGTCGCACCATTTGGCGGTATGAAGGAATCAGGTATCGGCCGTGAAGGAAGCAAGTATGGCTGTGATGATTACCTGGAAATCAAATACTTGTGCATGGGAGGAATCTGATGGAAAAACGCTTCTCCCCTGTGCATGATAGCAGTTACTACTATGAAACACCCCTGGAGGTCAGGAAAGGAACGTAATCTTTATCGCTGCCGTTAATGTGGTTTACCAGCCAATCGCTGAGAAAAGTAAGAACGGTTGATGAGAGATCCTGCTTACCCGCCTTGAATTCATCTTCGAACTGGAAAAGCATATCTTCGAAATAATCATGCTCCTGAAGGTGGTCATCCATATCCGGATATCCATGAACTTCAAAATAATGTTCTTCCCTGGCAAAGTGGGAAGATGCAAACGTGCCTATTTTGCCGAGTAGTTTCAAGAGAACCTGACGATCTTTTCCGGATTCATGAGCGTCGCTTAACTCATTTATAAGGTCAACAAGTAAGCGGTGCTGCTGGTCAATTATCTCGATATTGGTGTTGAATTGCGGCATCCAGTAGATCAGGGCCATCTAAATTACCTCTATTTACGTAAGTCTATATGAGCTGAGTAATAAATGTTAAAAATCAATTTATGGTAAGCACTTATCAGTGCGATTGCCAAATATACACAGATGATACCGGAAATGCAAAAACTTCCGGAATGAGTTTTGTGCATAGTGCAGTTTTCGGATGGTCAAGACAGGTATCTAATCCAGCTGAGCTTGATCAGTCCCCCGTGGTGTATTTGAGATGTTTGTTTTAAACTTATTTCCTGATTATCCCTAATCCTCAGCTCAAACTCGGGACTGCTCTTTTTACGGGTCTCTTCAGCCCGGACGGCTGCAGCGAGGCCGCCTGGCCGGAGAAAAAATAGAACCTGAAATCGAGGCAACGACCCCTCCGGAACAAGAAGTCGTTGTTATTGTATAATGCAGAGAGTGTGTCGAGAGATTTACCTGCCGTCGAGCATCCGACCGAGGCCGCCGAGAACACTTCCCTCTCCCTGGGATTTTCCGCCCGAGGCGGGTGCGTGTTCTAAGATCCTGTCGGCCATACGGGAGAAGGGAAGGCTTTGCAGCCATACCGAGCCATGGCCTGTAAGGGTTGCAAAGAAGAGTCCTTCACCCCCGAAGAACATGCTTTTTAGCCCTTTGACCATCTGGATGTCATAGTCGATATTTCCTGTAAAAGCGGCGAGGCAGCCAGTGTCTACCCGCAGTGTTTCTCCCCTCAACTCTTTTCTGACCACTGTACCTCCTGCATGTATGAAGGCCATGCCGTCTCCCTGGAGTCTCTCGAGAATAAATCCTTCACCACCGAAGAATCCCGTGCCGAGTTTTCGTTGGAAGGCAATGCCGATATTGGTGCCCAGTGCCGCACAGAGAAAAGCATCCTTCTGGCAGAACAGCACTTCTCCGACTTCAGCCATATTTACAGGAACAATAGTGCCGGGAAACGGTGCGGCAAAGGCCACCCTTTTTTTACCCGAACCGTGATTGGTGAAATGGGTCATAAAGAGAGATTCTCCGGAAATCACCCGTTTTCCCGCGGAGAAGAGCTTTCCCATAAATCCCTGATCCGGCTCCGAACCATCGCCCATCTTGGCCTGAAAATCGATCCCGTCCTCCATGTAGTTCATAGCTCCCGCTTCGGCAACTACAGTTTCGTTAGGATCGAGTTCAACTTCGACCATCTGCATATCATGGCCGATAATTTCATAATCAACTTCGTGACATCTCATAGCTTT from Desulfopila inferna carries:
- a CDS encoding L-serine ammonia-lyase, iron-sulfur-dependent, subunit alpha: MSDYPSIFNNVIGPIMRGPSSSHTAASVRIGLLGRMLLQDIPKRAIITFDPEGSLATTYRGQGSAMGLAGGLLEMQISDPDLINAEQICRERGIEILFRIEPLAGDHPNTYHIELTGTQGKKVQFVALSTGGGIIRLVELDGGIIEDDSSYVQSLYPIQPQGNRDLPFVTIAEMEQLLLEKGGRLSDYALSYESALGGVEEKIVADLAAEHLRVMREAVSGGLEGTSYQDRILPAQSHLIGEAENRKELIPSALINDVIASVSAVMETKSSMGVIVAAPTAGSCGTLPGALSAVAEKTGKTGEEMERAVLAAGLLGVFIAREGGFAAEEGGCQYECGAASGMTAAALVELMGGDGATALKAASMALQNTLGLICDPVADRVEVPCLGKNIMAALNAVAAANMALAGFAHVIPLGQVICAMKEVGAAMCHRFRCTCKGGLSITPAAQDIHAGLGGTA
- the ggt gene encoding gamma-glutamyltransferase produces the protein MVGGTILLSVQLAWGSAIIEGERMQPVQANKGMVVTSHFLATESALEVLRQGGNAIDAAVTAAFSLAVTQPRSGNIGGGGFMLISSEQKNEITAIDYREKAPAKATTEMFLDDKGDADSHRSRYSHLAAGVPGTVAGLALALEKYGTISLQQAMAPAIKLAEKGFVVTPRLSDGLKATEERLKKWDSSRKIFYKEDGSYYQPGDVFIQKDLAATLKRISALGPKEFYEGKTAELLVSEMVRHGGLISMEDMINYQPVMRTPVHGTYRGYDIYSMSPPSSGGVHVVQILNILEAFPISAYGHNSAGSIHLMAEAMKRAYADRSHYLGDQDFVDVPLKELTSKAYAADLARQIDHDKATPSKNIAPGEPLSYESNETTHFSIVDQFGNAVSNTYTINFSYGSGIVVEGAGFLLNNEMDDFSAKPGVPNAYGLIGGEANKIEPGKRMLSSMSPTIVKHDGRNFLVTGSPGGSRIITTTLQVIMNVIDHGLNIQSAVTAPRVHHQWLPDEIHIEEGISPDTIDLLEEKGHKIVRKSSMGAIQSIMIKDRKMYGGADPRRSTSLAAGL
- a CDS encoding deoxyribodipyrimidine photo-lyase, with protein sequence MIRKNRNIIKRSREISHGKRGEGPVIYWMDREHRIADNWALLYAQQEALLREKDLHVVLLYFKNMGEHSCQKPFLLEGLVELREEAKRYNIGFTVLDGEAEDILPRFLVKYDCHLLVSDFSPLREKRRICRKITEVITVPFVEVDAHNIIPAWIVTTKKEYAAYTLRPKVNRLLSDHLTDFVEVVRHPSNPGLDTADFPDITYQLESMLQEFTCGFPAGERQALSSMRKFLARGLDRYEQERNNPNLNGQSGLSPYLHFGHLAPQRLAWEVDKAEALQASKECFLEELIVRRELSDNFCLYEASYDSFEGFPDWARKSLNLHRGDKREFIYDLNQLENAETHEKLWNSCQRDLLTSHKLHGYLRMYWAKKIMEWTAGPEEALYNTIYLNDKYSLDGCDPNGYAGIAWSIGGVHDRAWPEREIFGKIRYMNERGCRRKFEVDRYIAEISLGK
- a CDS encoding TIGR00266 family protein yields the protein MRCHEVDYEIIGHDMQMVEVELDPNETVVAEAGAMNYMEDGIDFQAKMGDGSEPDQGFMGKLFSAGKRVISGESLFMTHFTNHGSGKKRVAFAAPFPGTIVPVNMAEVGEVLFCQKDAFLCAALGTNIGIAFQRKLGTGFFGGEGFILERLQGDGMAFIHAGGTVVRKELRGETLRVDTGCLAAFTGNIDYDIQMVKGLKSMFFGGEGLFFATLTGHGSVWLQSLPFSRMADRILEHAPASGGKSQGEGSVLGGLGRMLDGR
- a CDS encoding J domain-containing protein — protein: MIPYIILLFFLVIGLFLLILTIPPQKSAAYLVKAGPIFLMVVGGALTLLRRGVIGVPLMLLGISWWRRNNAVRPATYSGGKKSTVRSANLEMELDHDTGEMDGMVLTGSKKGSRLSSLDQDEVLSLYREMYADTDSAALLESFLDRYHPDWRDHIDPDSFTGQDRTSSLDKMTKHEAYQILGVDPDASPEEIHQAWRRLIKKVHPDSGGSAFLATKINTARDVLLN
- the gabD gene encoding NADP-dependent succinate-semialdehyde dehydrogenase encodes the protein MFDIKDTSLFRHQCYIDGQWVDAADGSTLEVTNPATGSSLGTVPGLGADETRRAIEAANRAWPDWRGQIAAERSSILRRWADLILDNQEDLARLMTIEQGKPLAESQGEIAYAASFIEWFAEEARRIYGDIIPSHQRDKRILVIKQPVGVCAAITPWNFPAAMITRKAGAALAAGCTMVIKPASATPFSALALAELGERAGIPAGVINMVTGSSSVIGGEMTSNPLVRKLTFTGSTKVGKTLMQQCAGTMKKLSLELGGNAPFIVFNDADLDSAVEGAVISKYRNTGQTCVCANRFFIQDEIHDAFTEKLAARVRQMKVGNGLHDQVDQGPLIDEAALKKVEEHIQDAVAKGGRIVCGGKRHSLGGTFFEPTVLADINYGMKITTEETFGPVAPLYKFKTEEEVISLSNDTEFGLASYVYTRDLSRSWRLAEALEYGMVGINTGLISTAVAPFGGMKESGIGREGSKYGCDDYLEIKYLCMGGI
- a CDS encoding bacteriohemerythrin: MALIYWMPQFNTNIEIIDQQHRLLVDLINELSDAHESGKDRQVLLKLLGKIGTFASSHFAREEHYFEVHGYPDMDDHLQEHDYFEDMLFQFEDEFKAGKQDLSSTVLTFLSDWLVNHINGSDKDYVPFLTSRGVS
- a CDS encoding twitching motility protein codes for the protein MELKPNQAALILEADDNNEITVHVSSPDQEGLSAAICQAIAVKLMEDENFQNELMEMMEEGDEGHEEH